The following proteins come from a genomic window of Aspergillus luchuensis IFO 4308 DNA, chromosome 3, nearly complete sequence:
- a CDS encoding uncharacterized protein (COG:L;~EggNog:ENOG410Q1Z8;~TransMembrane:1 (o202-221i)), which translates to MYESMCSIIDGIPGRRVLPVSSQSSGPLVADRSEDRRLPPLPCVEPLPRGPLDPFSANAYASSASRSQYTCPGRSIRSAVERRVVAISSSARSAECSLQSDQFQKVSMWPQELSCPQILNLIAPTNINRKPPLQQPCGRKRNASTAPAGLGNQRERHRIAEGNRRKNLSQLHRELDRRIHDFFLEQAGWNPSKGLPESKEHIVQAAIFLIDYMAWIIKYLLRQENNMPRQLLEYLAHPLHIAAAAGVQSSGAEPDFPAAVQETSGKPDVDGA; encoded by the exons ATGTACGAAAGCATGTGCTCCATAATTGACGGCATCCCTGGACGACGTGTCCTCCC TGTAAGCTCCCAGTCCAGCGGGCCTCTCGTGGCAGACAGGAGCGAGGATCGTCGCCTGCCTCCGCTCCCATGCGTGGAGCCCTTGCCCCGCGGACCCCTAGACCCGTTCAGTGCCAACGCCTATGCCTCCAGCGCTTCAAGATCTCAGTACACCTGCCCAGGTAGATCGATACGGTCGGCAGTGGAAAGGCGCGTTGTGGCCATTAGTTCATCGGCACGCTCGGCGGAGTGTTCCTTGCAATCCGACCAATTCCAGAAGGTGTCCATGTGGCCGCAAGAGCTTTCCTGTCCTCAAATTCTGAACCTCATCGCCCCCACGAACATCAACCGCAAGCCGCCGTTGCAGCAGCCGTGCGGGCGGAAGCGCAATGCAAGCACGGCCCCAGCGGGTTTAGGTAACCAAAGGGAAAGGCACAGAATTGCAGAGGGGAACCGACGGAAGAACCTCAGCCAGCTGCACCGTGAGCTGGACCGTCGCATTCATGATTTCTTCCTGGAGCAAGCCGGTTGGAACCCTTCCAAGGGCCTACCAGAATCCAAGGAACATATCGTTCAAGCTGCCATCTTTCTCATTGACTACATGGCCTGGATAATTAAGTACTTACTTCGCCAAGAGAACAATATGCCACGCCAGCTGTTGGAGTACCTAGCGCACCCGCTGCAtatagcagcagcagctggtgtTCAGTCTTCGGGAGCAGAGCCAGACTTCCCAGCAGCAGTTCAGGAGACTTCAGGAAAGCCAGACGTTGATGGAGCGTAA